The following are encoded together in the Pseudomonas sp. IB20 genome:
- the lepB gene encoding signal peptidase I, protein MSLNFPLLLVIAVAVCGLLALLDLVFFAPRRRAAIASYQGSVSQPDAVVVEKLNKEPLLVEYGKSFFPVLFIVLVLRSFLVEPFQIPSGSMKPTLDVGDFILVNKFSYGIRLPVIDKKVIPVGDPQRGDVMVFRYPSDPNVNYIKRVVGLPGDVVRYTSDKRLLINGESVAEKLIGAEPNTLGSAELYQEKLGTVEHEIRKEMSRYRAMPDGEWKVPAGHYFMMGDNRDNSNDSRYWDDPNIPKDLLGMVPDENIVGKAFAVWMSWPEPKLSHLPNFSRVGLIK, encoded by the coding sequence ATGTCGCTAAATTTCCCGCTGTTGCTGGTCATCGCCGTTGCCGTTTGCGGTCTCCTGGCGTTGCTCGATCTGGTGTTCTTCGCCCCGCGTCGTCGGGCGGCTATCGCTTCCTATCAGGGCAGCGTCAGCCAGCCTGATGCGGTGGTGGTCGAGAAGCTGAACAAAGAGCCTTTGCTGGTTGAATACGGCAAGTCGTTCTTCCCGGTGTTGTTCATCGTGCTGGTACTGCGTTCGTTCCTGGTGGAGCCGTTTCAGATCCCTTCGGGGTCGATGAAACCTACCTTGGACGTGGGCGACTTCATCCTGGTGAACAAGTTTTCCTACGGGATCCGCTTGCCGGTAATCGACAAGAAAGTCATACCGGTCGGTGACCCGCAGCGCGGCGATGTGATGGTGTTCCGCTACCCAAGCGACCCGAACGTCAATTACATCAAGCGCGTCGTGGGCCTGCCGGGTGATGTGGTTCGCTACACCAGCGACAAGCGCCTGCTCATCAACGGTGAGTCGGTGGCCGAGAAGCTGATTGGCGCTGAGCCGAACACCTTGGGCAGCGCTGAGCTGTACCAGGAAAAACTCGGTACGGTAGAGCACGAAATCCGCAAGGAAATGAGCCGCTACCGCGCGATGCCTGATGGCGAGTGGAAAGTGCCTGCCGGGCACTACTTCATGATGGGCGACAACCGCGACAACTCCAACGACAGCCGTTACTGGGATGACCCTAATATTCCCAAGGACCTGCTGGGCATGGTTCCCGACGAGAACATTGTCGGCAAGGCCTTTGCGGTTTGGATGAGTTGGCCGGAACCCAAACTCAGCCACCTGCCGAACTTCTCGCGGGTCGGGCTGATCAAGTAA
- the cmoA gene encoding carboxy-S-adenosyl-L-methionine synthase CmoA: MSKEPDRLFAQPLPQVPDFAFNEDVVRVFPDMIKRSVPGYPTIVENLGVLAAQFAQPNSVLYDLGSSLGAVTQALRRHVRTDGCRVIAVDNSAAMVERCRQYLNGQDSMFQELLPVEVIEGDILALQFQPASVVALNFTLQFIAPDERLALLGRIRQSLLPGGALILSEKLRFNDPQEHALLTDLHIAFKRANGYSELEIAQKRSAIENVMKPDSLEEHRERLLAAGFSKVVPWFQCLNFASLIALP; this comes from the coding sequence GTGAGCAAAGAACCCGATCGCCTATTCGCCCAGCCCCTGCCCCAGGTGCCAGACTTCGCCTTTAACGAGGACGTGGTGCGGGTGTTCCCGGACATGATCAAGCGCTCGGTGCCCGGTTATCCGACCATCGTCGAGAACCTCGGCGTGCTGGCGGCGCAATTTGCCCAACCCAACAGCGTGCTCTACGACCTGGGCTCGTCTCTGGGCGCAGTCACTCAAGCGCTGCGCCGCCATGTGCGTACCGACGGCTGCCGGGTGATCGCGGTGGATAACTCGGCGGCGATGGTCGAGCGTTGCCGCCAATACCTCAATGGCCAGGACTCGATGTTCCAGGAGCTGTTGCCGGTGGAGGTGATTGAGGGCGATATTCTCGCGTTGCAGTTCCAGCCGGCCTCGGTGGTGGCGCTGAACTTTACCCTGCAATTTATCGCCCCCGATGAGCGCCTGGCGTTGCTCGGGCGCATCCGCCAGTCACTGTTGCCGGGCGGTGCGTTGATCCTCTCGGAAAAGCTGCGTTTCAATGACCCACAAGAGCATGCGCTGCTCACCGATTTGCACATCGCGTTCAAACGCGCCAACGGCTACAGCGAACTGGAAATCGCCCAGAAGCGCAGCGCCATCGAAAACGTCATGAAGCCCGACAGCCTCGAAGAACACCGCGAACGCCTGCTGGCCGCCGGGTTCTCGAAAGTCGTGCCGTGGTTCCAGTGTCTTAACTTTGCCTCGTTGATTGCCTTGCCATGA
- the cmoB gene encoding tRNA 5-methoxyuridine(34)/uridine 5-oxyacetic acid(34) synthase CmoB, whose amino-acid sequence MIDLSPLARHLVGTPLAVWAQGLQAQLDSKMEKGHGDLERWQSALDALPNIQPSEVDLLNGLTLDTDCDDATRAQMHTALMGLSPWRKGPFHLFGVHVDTEWRSDWKWSRVAPHLDLNGKRILDVGCGNGYYMWRMLGAGADSVIGVDPNWLFFCQFQAVQRYLSAPNAWHLPFPFEDLPPNMEGFDTVFSMGVFYHRRSPIEHLLALKDCLVKGGELVLETLVVEGDQQQVLVPEDRYAQMRNVWFLPSVPALMLWLRRAGFSDVRCVDVSVTTVEEQRGTPWMKFQSLSDFLDPEDHSKTIEGLPAPMRAVIIAKK is encoded by the coding sequence ATGATTGATTTGTCTCCCCTCGCCCGCCACTTGGTCGGCACTCCTTTGGCCGTTTGGGCCCAGGGCCTGCAAGCGCAACTCGATAGCAAGATGGAAAAGGGTCACGGCGACCTGGAGCGTTGGCAGAGTGCGCTGGATGCGTTGCCGAACATCCAGCCCAGCGAAGTCGACTTGCTCAACGGCTTGACGCTGGATACCGATTGCGACGACGCCACCCGTGCACAAATGCACACCGCGTTGATGGGCTTGAGCCCGTGGCGCAAAGGCCCGTTCCACCTGTTCGGCGTGCATGTGGACACCGAATGGCGTTCGGACTGGAAGTGGTCGCGCGTTGCGCCGCACCTGGATTTGAACGGCAAGCGCATCCTCGATGTGGGCTGCGGCAACGGCTACTACATGTGGCGCATGCTCGGCGCCGGGGCTGACAGCGTGATTGGCGTAGACCCGAACTGGCTGTTCTTTTGCCAGTTCCAGGCCGTGCAGCGCTACCTGTCGGCGCCGAACGCCTGGCACCTGCCGTTCCCGTTTGAAGACTTGCCGCCAAACATGGAAGGCTTCGACACGGTGTTTTCCATGGGCGTGTTCTATCACCGTCGCTCACCCATCGAGCACTTGCTGGCACTGAAAGATTGCTTGGTCAAAGGCGGCGAGCTGGTCCTGGAAACCTTGGTGGTGGAAGGCGATCAGCAGCAAGTACTGGTGCCGGAAGACCGCTACGCGCAGATGCGCAACGTGTGGTTCCTGCCATCGGTGCCGGCGCTGATGCTGTGGCTGCGACGTGCGGGGTTCAGTGATGTGCGCTGCGTGGATGTGAGCGTGACCACGGTCGAGGAACAGCGCGGGACGCCGTGGATGAAGTTCCAGTCGCTGAGTGATTTCCTGGATCCGGAGGATCACAGCAAGACCATTGAAGGGCTGCCGGCGCCGATGCGGGCAGTGATCATCGCGAAGAAGTAA
- the era gene encoding GTPase Era, whose protein sequence is MTDSTATRCGYVAIVGRPNVGKSTLLNHILGQKLAITSRKPQTTRHNMLGIKTEGAVQAAYVDTPGMHKGGEKALNRYMNKTASAALKDVDVVIFVVDRTKWTDEDQMVLERVQYVTGPLIVALNKTDRIEDKAELMPHLTWLQEQLPNAQIMPISAQHGHNLEALERVIAGYLPENEHFFPEDQITDRSSRFLAAELVREKIMRQMGAELPYQITVEIEEFKQQGKTLHIHALILVERDGQKKIIIGDKGERIKRIGTEARKDMELLFDSKIMLNLWVKVKGGWSDDERALRSLGYGDL, encoded by the coding sequence ATGACTGATTCAACCGCAACACGCTGTGGCTATGTTGCCATCGTCGGCCGCCCGAACGTGGGCAAGTCCACGCTGCTGAACCACATCTTGGGCCAGAAGCTGGCGATCACCTCGCGCAAGCCGCAGACCACCCGTCACAACATGCTGGGCATCAAGACCGAAGGCGCCGTGCAAGCGGCCTACGTCGACACCCCGGGCATGCACAAAGGTGGCGAGAAGGCGCTTAACCGCTACATGAACAAGACCGCTTCGGCGGCGTTGAAAGACGTCGACGTGGTGATCTTCGTGGTCGACCGCACCAAGTGGACCGACGAAGACCAGATGGTTCTCGAGCGTGTGCAGTACGTCACCGGCCCGTTGATCGTTGCGCTGAACAAGACCGACCGCATCGAAGACAAAGCCGAGCTGATGCCGCACCTGACGTGGTTGCAGGAACAACTGCCGAACGCCCAGATCATGCCGATCTCGGCCCAGCACGGTCACAACCTTGAGGCGCTGGAACGCGTGATCGCCGGTTACCTGCCGGAGAACGAGCACTTCTTCCCGGAAGACCAGATCACCGACCGCAGCAGCCGTTTCCTCGCCGCCGAACTGGTACGCGAGAAAATCATGCGCCAGATGGGCGCCGAGCTGCCGTACCAGATCACCGTTGAAATCGAAGAGTTCAAGCAGCAGGGCAAAACCCTGCATATTCATGCGCTGATCCTCGTTGAACGTGACGGCCAGAAGAAAATCATCATTGGCGACAAGGGCGAGCGCATCAAGCGCATCGGCACCGAAGCGCGCAAGGACATGGAATTGCTGTTTGATTCCAAGATCATGCTTAACCTGTGGGTGAAGGTTAAGGGTGGTTGGTCCGATGACGAGCGCGCGCTGCGCTCCCTCGGCTACGGCGACCTGTAA
- the recO gene encoding DNA repair protein RecO yields MSQTPPPSQLAYVLHSRAYRETSALVDFLTPQGRLRAVLRSARGKAGTLARPFVALDVEFRGKGELKNVGRLESVGTSAWLNGEALFSGLYLNELLIRLLPAEDPHPAVFDHYAATLLALAEGRPLEPLLRAFEWRLLDDLGYGFELSNDLHGDPIAADGMYRLQVDAGLERVYLLQPGLFRGTELLAMSEADWTAPGALSAAKRLMRQALAVHLGGRPLVSRELFRKP; encoded by the coding sequence ATGTCCCAAACCCCACCTCCCAGTCAACTCGCCTACGTGCTGCACAGCCGCGCCTACCGCGAGACCAGCGCCTTGGTGGACTTCCTCACGCCCCAAGGCCGCCTGCGCGCAGTCTTGCGTAGCGCCCGAGGCAAGGCCGGCACGCTGGCCCGGCCATTCGTGGCCTTGGATGTGGAGTTTCGTGGCAAGGGCGAGCTGAAGAACGTCGGTCGCCTGGAAAGCGTCGGCACCTCCGCTTGGCTCAATGGCGAAGCACTCTTCAGCGGCCTCTACCTCAATGAACTGCTGATTCGCCTGCTGCCCGCCGAAGACCCGCACCCGGCGGTGTTCGATCACTACGCCGCCACGTTGTTAGCCCTGGCCGAAGGCCGCCCCCTGGAGCCGCTGCTGCGCGCTTTCGAATGGCGCCTGCTCGACGACTTGGGCTACGGCTTTGAACTGAGCAACGACCTGCACGGCGATCCCATCGCCGCAGACGGCATGTACCGCCTGCAAGTCGACGCCGGCCTTGAGCGTGTGTACCTGCTGCAACCGGGCCTGTTCCGCGGCACTGAGTTGCTGGCCATGAGCGAAGCCGACTGGACCGCTCCGGGCGCTTTGTCTGCCGCCAAGCGCTTGATGCGCCAGGCGCTGGCCGTGCACTTGGGTGGCCGGCCGCTGGTCAGTCGCGAGTTGTTTCGAAAGCCCTGA
- a CDS encoding lysoplasmalogenase — MPWLILALMGAGTFFYGLATHAALLCLLVKPLPVLALLGWLHDAPPTDYRRWISLGLIFSLVGDVLLAWPGDLFIFGLGAFLFAHLAYLKAYFSDCRRLAVLPLVLALGVGAILLGILISHGLGDLLIPVVVYALVISAMLWRALARLGSNVPKQSALLAAAGAVSFVFSDTLIGINRFVVAFEAAPYLLITTYWLGQWGITASAFHQTTRASEGQFG; from the coding sequence ATGCCTTGGTTGATTCTTGCGTTAATGGGCGCTGGCACCTTTTTCTACGGCTTGGCCACTCACGCAGCGCTGTTGTGCCTGCTGGTTAAACCGCTGCCGGTATTGGCGCTGCTGGGCTGGCTGCATGATGCGCCGCCCACCGACTATCGACGCTGGATCAGCCTGGGGCTGATTTTTTCCCTGGTGGGCGATGTGTTGCTCGCATGGCCGGGCGACCTGTTTATCTTTGGCCTCGGCGCCTTTCTGTTTGCGCACTTGGCGTACTTGAAAGCCTACTTCAGCGATTGCCGCCGCCTAGCGGTGTTGCCACTGGTATTGGCGCTGGGCGTGGGCGCTATCTTGCTGGGCATCCTGATTTCCCATGGCCTGGGCGATTTGCTGATACCCGTCGTGGTTTATGCACTGGTGATCAGCGCCATGCTCTGGCGTGCATTGGCACGGCTGGGCAGTAACGTACCCAAGCAATCGGCCCTGCTGGCGGCGGCGGGTGCGGTGTCGTTTGTGTTTTCCGACACACTCATCGGCATCAATCGGTTTGTGGTCGCCTTTGAAGCGGCACCGTATTTGTTGATTACCACGTATTGGCTCGGTCAGTGGGGCATCACCGCCTCGGCTTTCCATCAGACAACCCGCGCATCCGAGGGCCAATTTGGCTAA
- the rnc gene encoding ribonuclease III — protein sequence MTVSLSRLERQLGYTFKDQELMVLALTHRSFAGRNNERLEFLGDAILNFAAGEALFERFPQAREGQLSRLRARLVKGETLAVLARGFGLGEYLRLGSGELKSGGFRRESILADALEALIGAIYLDAGMETAKERVVAWLASEIESLTLVDTNKDPKTRLQEFLQSRGCELPRYEVVDIQGEPHCRVFFVECEITLLNEKSRGQGVSRRIAEQVAAAAALIALGVENGHD from the coding sequence GTGACCGTTTCTCTCAGTCGTCTCGAGCGCCAGCTCGGCTACACCTTCAAGGATCAGGAATTGATGGTCCTTGCCCTCACACACCGCAGTTTCGCGGGGCGTAATAACGAACGCCTCGAATTCCTCGGTGATGCCATTCTCAACTTTGCCGCCGGTGAGGCGCTGTTCGAGCGTTTCCCTCAAGCGCGCGAAGGCCAGCTGTCGCGCCTGCGTGCACGCCTGGTGAAAGGCGAGACCCTGGCCGTGCTGGCCCGTGGTTTCGGCCTGGGCGAATACTTGCGCCTGGGTTCCGGTGAGTTGAAAAGCGGCGGTTTCCGTCGTGAGTCGATCCTGGCCGATGCGCTCGAAGCATTGATCGGTGCGATCTACCTGGATGCCGGCATGGAGACGGCCAAGGAGCGCGTGGTCGCCTGGCTGGCTTCGGAGATCGAAAGCCTGACGCTGGTCGACACCAACAAAGATCCCAAGACCCGCCTGCAGGAATTCCTGCAGTCGCGCGGTTGCGAACTGCCACGCTACGAAGTGGTGGATATCCAGGGAGAGCCGCATTGCCGCGTGTTCTTCGTGGAATGTGAAATCACCTTATTGAATGAAAAAAGCCGAGGTCAGGGTGTGAGCCGTCGTATTGCCGAACAGGTAGCGGCGGCTGCAGCACTGATTGCCCTGGGCGTGGAGAATGGCCATGACTGA
- a CDS encoding protease inhibitor I42 family protein — protein sequence MTAARLLLPLSLTLLAACASAPKQNVTVENQSACPLQLKTGQNLTLTLPSNPTTGYRWAIQDSAGGVLRALSPEVYSSTESGVIGGGGQSTWRFQAFAAGQGRLRLTSQQPWEPEAEPAETFDCAITVN from the coding sequence ATGACCGCTGCCCGCCTGCTTCTCCCCTTGAGCCTTACCCTGCTGGCCGCGTGCGCCAGCGCACCGAAGCAAAACGTCACAGTGGAAAACCAGAGCGCCTGCCCGCTCCAGCTTAAAACAGGGCAAAACCTGACTCTCACCTTGCCAAGTAACCCCACCACCGGCTACCGCTGGGCCATCCAGGATTCCGCCGGCGGCGTGCTGCGCGCGCTCAGCCCTGAGGTTTACAGCAGCACAGAATCCGGTGTGATCGGTGGCGGTGGCCAGTCGACCTGGCGCTTCCAGGCGTTTGCTGCCGGCCAAGGCCGTCTGCGCCTGACCTCCCAGCAACCCTGGGAACCGGAAGCCGAACCCGCCGAAACCTTCGACTGCGCCATTACGGTGAACTGA
- the tadA gene encoding tRNA adenosine(34) deaminase TadA — protein sequence MRQVRPTAIIDRSRDQDFMREALALAAQGAALGEVPVGAVLVQDGEIIGRGFNCPISGNDPSAHAEMVAIRAAAHAISNYRLVGSTLYVTLEPCSMCAGLIVHSRIARVVYGALEPKAGIVQSQGQFFTQGFLNHRVLFEGGVLAEECGTVLSEFFKARRAKPAL from the coding sequence ATGCGCCAGGTTCGCCCTACAGCGATCATCGACCGCAGCCGCGACCAGGACTTCATGCGTGAGGCCCTGGCCCTCGCCGCCCAAGGCGCGGCACTGGGCGAAGTGCCCGTGGGTGCAGTGCTGGTGCAGGACGGTGAAATCATCGGCCGTGGCTTCAACTGCCCGATCAGCGGCAACGACCCCAGCGCCCATGCCGAAATGGTCGCCATCCGCGCCGCCGCGCACGCCATCAGCAACTATCGTCTGGTCGGCAGCACGCTGTATGTGACCCTGGAGCCCTGCAGCATGTGCGCGGGCCTGATCGTGCATTCGCGCATCGCGCGGGTGGTGTACGGTGCGCTGGAGCCCAAGGCTGGGATCGTGCAAAGCCAGGGGCAGTTTTTTACCCAAGGGTTTCTTAACCATCGGGTGCTGTTTGAAGGTGGGGTGTTGGCCGAGGAATGTGGGACGGTGTTGAGTGAGTTCTTTAAGGCTCGCCGAGCCAAACCCGCACTCTAA
- the pdxJ gene encoding pyridoxine 5'-phosphate synthase: MTTSNRILLGVNIDHVATLRQARGTRYPDPVKAALDAEEAGADGITVHLREDRRHIQERDVLLLKDVLQTRMNFEMGVTEEMMAFAERIRPAHICLVPETRQELTTEGGLDVAGQEARIKAAVERLSKIGSEVSLFIDADERQIEASRRVGAPAIELHTGRYADATTPTEVADELQRIIDGVKCGLNEGLIVNAGHGLHYHNVEAVAAIKGINELNIGHALVAHALFVGFKGAVAEMKALILAAAKA, encoded by the coding sequence GTGACCACCAGCAATCGCATTCTTCTTGGCGTGAACATCGACCACGTCGCTACCCTGCGCCAGGCCCGGGGCACCCGTTACCCTGACCCGGTCAAGGCCGCGCTGGACGCCGAAGAAGCGGGTGCCGACGGCATCACCGTGCACCTGCGCGAAGACCGCCGCCACATCCAGGAGCGCGACGTGTTGCTGCTCAAGGACGTGCTGCAAACCCGCATGAACTTCGAAATGGGCGTCACCGAAGAAATGATGGCGTTCGCCGAGCGCATCCGCCCGGCGCATATCTGCCTGGTGCCGGAAACCCGCCAGGAACTGACCACCGAAGGCGGCCTCGACGTGGCCGGCCAGGAAGCGCGGATCAAAGCTGCCGTGGAACGCCTGTCGAAGATCGGCAGCGAAGTCTCGCTGTTCATCGACGCCGACGAGCGCCAGATCGAAGCCTCGCGTCGCGTAGGCGCGCCGGCCATCGAACTGCACACCGGCCGTTACGCCGATGCCACCACGCCCACCGAAGTGGCTGACGAGCTGCAACGCATCATCGACGGCGTAAAGTGCGGCCTGAATGAAGGCCTGATCGTCAACGCCGGCCATGGCCTGCACTACCACAACGTCGAAGCCGTGGCGGCGATCAAAGGCATCAACGAACTGAACATCGGCCACGCGCTGGTGGCGCATGCGCTGTTCGTCGGTTTCAAAGGCGCGGTCGCCGAGATGAAAGCCCTGATTCTGGCTGCCGCCAAGGCCTGA
- the lepA gene encoding translation elongation factor 4 encodes MSDLSHIRNFSIIAHIDHGKSTLADRFIQMCGGLAEREMEAQVLDSMDLERERGITIKAHSVTLYYTAKDGIRYQLNFIDTPGHVDFTYEVSRSLAACEGALLVVDAGQGVEAQSVANCYTAIEQGLEVMPVLNKIDLPQADPDRVKEEIEKIIGIDATDAVECSAKTGLGVDEVLERLVKTIPAPTGNYEDPLQALIIDSWFDNYLGVVSLVRVRHGRVKKGDKILVKSTGKIHLVDSVGVFNPKHTATTDLKAGEVGFIIAGIKDIHGAPVGDTLTLSSTPDVDVLPGFKRIQPQVYAGLFPVSSDDFEDFREALQKLTLNDSSLQYTPESSDALGFGFRCGFLGMLHMEIIQERLEREYDLDLITTAPTVIFELLLKTGETIYVDNPSKLPDLSSIEDMREPIVRANILVPQEHLGNVITLCIEKRGVQHDMLFLGTQVQVTYDLPMNEVVLDFFDRLKSTSRGYASLDYHFDRYQSANLVKLDVLINGDKVDALALIVHKDNAHYKGRQLTEKMKELIPRQMFDVAIQAAIGGQIIARTSVKALRKNVLAKCYGGDVSRKRKLLEKQKAGKKRMKQVGNVEIPQEAFLAVLRLDS; translated from the coding sequence GTGAGTGATTTGAGTCATATCCGCAATTTCTCCATCATCGCCCACATTGACCATGGCAAGTCGACGCTGGCCGATCGATTCATCCAGATGTGCGGTGGCCTTGCCGAGCGTGAAATGGAAGCCCAGGTACTGGACTCCATGGACCTCGAGCGTGAACGCGGCATCACCATCAAGGCCCACAGCGTTACCCTGTACTACACCGCCAAAGACGGTATCAGGTACCAGCTGAACTTCATTGACACCCCCGGCCACGTTGACTTCACCTACGAAGTCAGCCGCTCGCTGGCAGCCTGTGAAGGCGCCTTGCTGGTGGTCGACGCGGGCCAGGGCGTTGAAGCCCAGTCCGTAGCCAACTGCTACACCGCGATCGAGCAGGGCCTTGAGGTCATGCCGGTACTGAACAAGATCGACCTGCCTCAGGCCGATCCGGACCGCGTCAAAGAAGAAATCGAAAAAATCATCGGCATTGACGCCACCGACGCCGTCGAGTGCAGCGCCAAGACCGGCCTGGGCGTTGACGAAGTGCTCGAGCGCCTGGTCAAGACCATTCCTGCGCCAACCGGCAACTACGAAGATCCGCTGCAAGCGTTGATCATCGACTCCTGGTTCGACAACTACCTGGGCGTTGTTTCCCTGGTACGTGTACGCCACGGTCGGGTGAAGAAGGGCGACAAGATCCTGGTTAAATCCACCGGCAAGATCCACCTGGTGGACAGCGTCGGCGTATTCAACCCCAAGCACACCGCCACCACCGACCTTAAGGCCGGTGAAGTAGGCTTCATCATCGCCGGTATCAAGGACATTCACGGTGCACCGGTTGGTGACACCCTGACCTTGAGCTCCACCCCTGACGTCGACGTGCTGCCGGGCTTCAAACGCATCCAGCCGCAGGTTTACGCCGGCCTGTTCCCGGTCAGCTCCGACGACTTCGAGGACTTCCGCGAAGCCCTGCAAAAGCTGACCCTCAACGACTCGTCGTTGCAGTACACCCCGGAAAGCTCCGACGCGCTGGGCTTCGGCTTCCGTTGCGGGTTCCTGGGCATGCTGCACATGGAGATCATCCAGGAGCGCCTGGAGCGCGAATACGACCTGGACCTGATCACCACCGCGCCAACGGTTATTTTTGAACTGTTGCTGAAAACCGGTGAAACGATTTACGTCGACAACCCGTCCAAGCTTCCAGATCTGTCCTCCATTGAAGACATGCGCGAGCCGATCGTGCGGGCCAATATCCTGGTACCGCAGGAACACCTGGGCAACGTGATTACCCTGTGTATCGAAAAACGTGGCGTACAACACGACATGTTGTTCCTCGGTACCCAAGTGCAAGTGACCTACGATTTGCCGATGAACGAAGTGGTCCTGGACTTCTTCGACCGTCTCAAATCCACCAGTCGCGGCTATGCTTCGCTGGATTACCATTTCGATCGCTACCAATCGGCTAATCTGGTGAAACTGGACGTGCTGATCAATGGCGACAAGGTCGATGCCCTGGCACTGATCGTGCACAAGGACAACGCCCACTACAAAGGTCGGCAGTTGACCGAAAAGATGAAAGAACTGATTCCGCGCCAGATGTTCGACGTCGCGATCCAGGCCGCCATTGGCGGGCAGATCATTGCACGGACCTCCGTCAAGGCACTCAGAAAGAACGTACTGGCCAAATGCTACGGCGGTGACGTAAGCCGTAAGCGCAAGCTGCTTGAGAAGCAAAAGGCCGGTAAAAAACGCATGAAGCAAGTGGGTAACGTGGAAATTCCACAAGAAGCCTTCCTTGCGGTGCTCAGGTTGGATAGTTAG
- a CDS encoding multicopper oxidase family protein, with product MSQTFSRRQILGGLAGLAVVGVGAGGAYRYWLGKVAEAEAGHDYELIAAPLDVELVPGHKTQAWAFGPSAPGTELRVRQGEWLRVRFINHLPVATTIHWHGIRLPLEMDGVPYVSQLPVLPGEYFDYKFRVPDAGSYWYHPHVNSSEELGRGLVGPLIIEEREPTGFKHERTLSLKSWHVDEEGAFVAFSVPREAARGGTAGRLSTINGVSQAVVDLPAGQITRVRLLNLDNTLTYRINIPGVEAQIYALDGNPIEPRPMGKEYWLGPGMRICLAIKAPPAGEELSIRNGPVRLGTFRSVVNTDAPNEWPPALPANPIAEPDLANAEKLNFNFEWVGTVSVDNGKPPSLWQINGQAWDITDKTCADRPIAKLEKGKSYIFELKNMTQYQHPIHLHGMSFKVIASNRHKVIPYFTDTYLLGKNERARVALVADNPGVWMFHCHVIDHMETGLMAAIEVA from the coding sequence GTGTCCCAAACTTTTTCCCGTCGACAAATCCTGGGTGGTCTTGCAGGCCTGGCCGTAGTGGGCGTCGGTGCCGGTGGCGCCTACCGCTACTGGCTGGGAAAAGTCGCCGAGGCCGAAGCGGGTCACGATTACGAGCTGATCGCCGCGCCGCTCGACGTGGAACTGGTGCCGGGGCATAAAACCCAAGCCTGGGCGTTCGGCCCATCGGCGCCGGGCACCGAGTTGCGTGTGCGTCAGGGAGAATGGCTGCGGGTGCGCTTTATCAACCACCTGCCGGTCGCCACCACCATCCACTGGCACGGCATCCGCCTGCCGCTGGAAATGGACGGCGTGCCTTACGTCTCGCAATTGCCGGTGCTGCCTGGCGAATACTTCGACTACAAATTCCGCGTGCCGGACGCCGGCAGCTACTGGTATCACCCGCATGTGAACAGCAGCGAAGAACTCGGCCGTGGCCTGGTCGGCCCGTTGATCATCGAAGAGCGTGAACCCACCGGTTTCAAACACGAACGCACCCTGAGCCTGAAAAGCTGGCATGTGGACGAAGAGGGCGCCTTTGTCGCCTTCAGCGTGCCCCGAGAAGCCGCGCGTGGCGGCACGGCGGGGCGGCTGTCGACGATCAATGGCGTGTCCCAGGCGGTCGTCGATTTGCCTGCCGGGCAGATCACCCGCGTGCGCCTGCTCAACCTCGACAACACGCTGACTTATCGCATCAACATTCCCGGCGTCGAAGCGCAGATCTATGCGCTGGACGGCAACCCCATCGAGCCGCGCCCAATGGGCAAGGAATACTGGCTGGGCCCGGGCATGCGCATTTGCCTGGCGATCAAAGCGCCGCCGGCCGGTGAAGAACTGTCGATCCGCAATGGCCCGGTGCGCCTGGGCACCTTTCGCTCTGTGGTCAACACCGACGCGCCCAACGAATGGCCACCGGCGCTGCCGGCCAACCCGATTGCCGAGCCGGACCTGGCCAATGCCGAGAAACTCAACTTCAATTTCGAGTGGGTCGGCACTGTATCAGTGGACAACGGCAAGCCGCCAAGCCTATGGCAGATCAACGGCCAGGCCTGGGACATCACCGACAAGACCTGCGCCGACCGCCCGATTGCCAAGCTTGAGAAGGGCAAGAGCTACATTTTTGAATTGAAGAACATGACCCAGTACCAACACCCGATCCACCTGCACGGCATGAGCTTCAAGGTGATCGCCTCGAACCGCCACAAGGTGATCCCGTACTTCACCGACACCTACCTGCTGGGCAAGAACGAGCGCGCTCGCGTGGCGTTGGTGGCGGATAACCCAGGGGTGTGGATGTTCCACTGCCACGTGATCGACCACATGGAAACCGGCCTGATGGCCGCCATCGAGGTGGCGTGA